A genomic region of Bactrocera dorsalis isolate Fly_Bdor chromosome 3, ASM2337382v1, whole genome shotgun sequence contains the following coding sequences:
- the LOC125777428 gene encoding uncharacterized protein LOC125777428 yields the protein MSNLLSRAQVMKVLLQTGIQFDPDATMNQLRPLYDEYISEVTKASEKEENANALEDPDAAADKNTQTSIPATIVQSIQPVVTSVPTFIATTSVQNSNVLTDVTTTAAYVSAKLSTADTRALVTTPAMSVVVSSGPSATATTSAQLSTAVTTVQMNTVVPSATISNNLDEDETERLLIQLRKKRELLMLQAEINQLTLQQQAPAAKTRWTDVSVIESMMSKFTADDHYDVNKWISDLDDAFAMLQFDERMKFIACRRMLSGTAQVFARTITVSDYEELKAKLISEFGRMRTMNEVYQLLKNRRLRPDETTHRYILDMQEIAMYSKITEDELIEMIISGTGDTSSRIGHLFPARSINELKEFAERYERLRFQPPLGSKQIAIINRNAASALQPTTHRSNAANATSVRPTAAPTMETIRCYNCSKFGHYQSQCPLPKRPANSCFKCSSTEHVYRECPHRTTVAAVLNANGMNDARVEPISEMQMPPQFNQTE from the exons aTGTCGAATTTGTTATCACGTGCCCAAGTCATGAAAGTGCTACTGCAAACGGGTATTCAATTCGATCCTGATGCCACGATGAACCAGTTGCGACCGCTATATGATGAATACATTTCCGAGGTAACGAAAGCAAGTGAAAAAGAGGAAAACGCGAATGCCCTTGAAGATCCAGATGCCGCCGCCGACAAAAATACTCAAACTTCAATTCCCGCTACGATTGTGCAATCAATTCAACCTGTTGTTACGAGTGTACCTACGTTCATCGCCACTACGAGTGTTCAAAATTCAAATGTGCTTACAGATGTAACAACAACTGCCGCTTATGTCAGTGCTAAATTGTCAACTGCTGATACACGTGCATTGGTAACTACCCCCGCTATGAGTGTTGTTGTTTCAAGTGGTCCATCGGCTACTGCTACAACAAGTGCCCAATTGTCCACTGCTGTAACAACCGTGCAAATGAATACCGTTGTTCCAAGTGCtacaatttcaaacaatttggACGAAGATGAGACCGAACGATTGCTGATCCAATTGCGTAAAAAACGCGAACTGTTGATGCTTCAAGCAGAGATTAATCAACTTACGCTACAACAGCAAGCACCTGCTGCAAAAACCCGTTGGACTGACGTAAGTGTCATTGAATCAATGATGTCTAAATTTACAGCCGATGACCATTACGATGTGAATAAGTGGATTAGTGACTTGGATGATGCTTTTGCAATGCTGCAATTCGATGAGCGTATGAAATTCATTGCATGTCGTCGTATGTTGAGTGGAACAGCCCAGGTTTTTGCACGCACGATTACGGTATCCGATTATGAAGAGCTCAAAGCTAAACTTATTAGTGAATTTGGCCGCATGCGCACAATGAATGAAGTGTATCAACTGCTGAAAAATCGACGCTTACGCCCTGATGAAACCACCCATCGTTACATTTTGGATATGCAAGAGATAGCGATGTATTCAAAAATTACGGAAGACGAATTGATCGAAATGATTATTAGTGGAACAGGTGACACTTCATCAAGAATCGGTCATTTGTTTCCAGCACGCTCTATTAATGAACTGAAGGAAtttgcggaacgatatgaacGTCTACGCTTCCAACCACCATTAGGATCAAAACAAATAGCAATAATTAATCGTAATGCGGCCAGTGCACTTCAGCCAACAACTCATCGATCAAATGCGGCCAACGCCACGTCAGTTCGCCCTACCGCAGCTCCAACCATGGAAACAATCCGATGCTACAATTGCTCCAAATTCGGGCATTATCAAAGCCAATGTCCACTGCCGAAACGACCAGCGAACTCCTGTTTTAAGTGCTCATCCACCGAACATGTGTATCGTGAATGCCCACACCGTACCACTGTTGCTGCCGTCCTTAATGCCAACGGAATGAATGATGCTAGAGTGGAACCAATTAGTGAAATGCAAATG CCCCCGCAGTTTAATCAAACGGAGTGA